The Sporosarcina sp. Te-1 DNA window CTTCTCGTTCCAGTTCCTCAAGCTGATTCCATTCTTCGTCCAGTACAATATCTCGATACGTTTCTTTCCGATCTTCCATCTCCTCTTTGAGGAATTGGACATGTTCATCCATTAACTTGCGAAGCGCATGATCTGCATTCTCCGCCATCCGTTCTTGACGGTTTTCGATAGATCCTCTTACGATTTCCTGCACTTTCGGAAAATCATTGTCTGCCAGATCCTGAGCCCGCAATGATGTATAAAAGATTCCTTTCGGCTTCACGCCCCACAATGCGAAGGAATCCTCGACAGACTTTTTGAAGGCAGCGAAAGGCAGTTCAGTCTCCCGATGTTTATCAATTTGATTAATAATCAGGTACATATTTTCGTTGTATTTCAACAGCTCTTTTGTAAATGTAAAATTCAGCTCGGATTGTACATGGTTGTAGTCCATTGTGTAGAAGACAAGGTCAGCAAGATGCAATGCTGAATCCGTCGACAGCTTATGTGCATCATCTGTCGAATCAACTCCGGGTGTATCCATGACTGTAATTCCTTCCGGCAACTGGGAGCCGGTATATCCGATTTCTACCAGTGCAACAGAACGGCCGTCTTTACTGAATGATTTGATCGCTTCTGCAAAATGCTGCCCCTCATATAAATACGCCGTTCCATCCGTTTGATGGATAATGGCATGGTCAGCATCTGCTTTGCTGACTTTAACAATGTTCGCGCTTGTCGGTATCGGGCCTGACGGCAATAAATCGCTGCCGACGAGGGCATTGATCATGGAAGACTTGCCTGCTGAAAAATGGCCGGCGAAGCCAATCGTGAATTCTCCCTTGCTTAGCTTATGAGCCAAAAGCTTCGCTTTCTTATATCTTTCCTCATCTTCATCTCGTTTAAATAATTCTCCATATAATGCGGTCTGTTGTATGTATTTAGTCATCTGTGACATTTTCATTTCGATCCTTCCTTAAAGTCTCTCCCTATCATACCATTTTTCCGTGGATTGACGATTTTTCAGAAGACTTTGGCGAAACGGTAAAACGGTTGGTCTTCATTGCTCATGAAACTAATTATCAGTAAGTTTGAAAAATGTACTATACATCTGCGATGATTATGGTATTATTGCACTATACATATACCGAAGTGAGAGGTAGGAAATTTTATGGATACAGCAAGCGATATACACATGATTCTGAACGGCACCATTTCATCTTTGACTACTGTATTGCCAATGAAATTCGATGTCTTGGCTCCAGCGATGACGGTGGCTCCTTATGAACAGAAAGAACTAAGCGTTTTGATCGGGCTAGTCGGCGCAGTCAAAGGACGCTTGATTTTGGATACTTCATCTGACGTAATTGGCTCCATCGGGCAATCAATGTTCGGCATGATGATTGAGGGAGAAATGATTGAGTCCTTTACAGGTGAACTGGGAAACATGATTGCGGGCAACTTGTGCACCGCTTTGGAAAAAGATGACTATATTATTGATATTTCCACCCCAACTGTCATGCGAGGCGAAACCAAGTTTTACGGATTTAAGCACGCATTCAAATTACCCGTTCGGTTTGAAGATGACTCGATGCTCAATGTCATCTTAACCGTAGATAATGAATAGAAAAAATGCTGTCCTGCTATCGATAAAGTCCGATAGACAGAACAGCATTTACTTTATCCAAGAGTCAACTCAACCTTGACCGGCAACACATTGCTAATTTCATCCATCAATGGCATTTGGTCTTTTTCAATCAACAGATGGACGGTCCCATAATCTTCCGACGTACGAATCAGCCGGCCAGTCCCTTGCCGCAATCTCAAAAGCATGAACGGCAGATCGACTTCCTTGAAAGCATCTTCGGCATGTTGCCGTCGCGCATCAAACAGCGGATCAGATGGCGGGAAAGGCAAATCGTAAATGATAACGCGTGTCAATGCATCTCCTGGTATATCCAGTCCCTCCCAAAGATGATAGGAGCATAAAACCCCAATCTGTTTTTGCTGGAAGTCTTGGACCATGGACGACAGCTCCCGGTCTCCTTCAAAGGCGATCAGCTCACGGTAGGTTGCCGGTAGTTCTTCTCGGAATCGCAGCATGGATTGTTCGGATTTGAATAAAATCAGCGTCTGTTCTTGTTCATCGAGCAGTTTCCTAGCGGTTTCTGCTTTATTCTCAGTTGTCACTTCAGTCGCCTTGATGTTCATCGCTTCCTCGTAATCAAAAGGAGATTCAACAGAGAAAGATAGAAAATCCTCAATCCCTAAACTATCCAATAAATACGAGAAATCTTCGCCGACCGATAAGGTTGCAGAAGAGAACACCATCGGAAGCGGGGAACTAAACAAATTCTCACGCAAGATATCTGTAACCAGACGTGGCATGATGACAAGCGTCGGTTCGCCATTCCGATTTTCCATCCAATCCACCGCATCACTCTTTCCGGTAAAAAGCCCCATCGAATAGATGTATTGCTCCAAATATTCCTCCACCATTTTCAGATCATACTCAGGGATAACATAGAGTTCCCCTTCAAAGACGAACTCCTCCAGCAGGCTGTTGGATATGGCAATTGCCTCTTTACCCGCTTGCAGCAAGCTATCCGATTTAGTAATCTTTTTGCGCTCCGTTTCAGCCGAAGCATGTTGCTGCAAAAGGTCGAAGAAATGCTCATGAGTGGAAAAGAGCCTCTCCATCAATTGGAGCGTCTCCTCCCTGATGCCATCCACCATTATCCGTTCCAACAAGGAAAGCAATGTGCTTTTTTGCACCTCATAAGTGAGTGCCCGCTGTGCGGAGTATTCCAGTAGATGCCCTTCATCGAATACGGCCATTGACACTTCAGGCAGCAACGGAAGCTGTCCTTGGCGCTTTCGGGATTCTTTCGTCCAAATATGCTCCATAAAAAAGTCATGCGAGCAAATGATCAGATCGGTGGCTTCCCGGTAATGATTCCGATGGATAATTTGCCCGCAGCGATTTCGCATATCACAGGCATCGCATTGCTGGGTCGGATGAAAATTAATCGTGCTCCATTGCGCATCATCCAATTCCGGGAACGAAGACCTTTCTCCGTATGGTTGAACCGATTGCAAAGACGCATTGCCCCGGACAAATGAAGGCAAACTTTCATCCACTTCGTCCGGATAATTTTCCAAGGAGGTATTCACTGTTTCATCTAATCGTTTCAAACATAAATATTGATCACGAGCTTTCGCAAGCCGGACATCGATTTCGACTTGCAGGGCATCACTGATTTTTCGGATGTCCCCTTCCTCCTTGACGAGCTGGTCGATCAATGTTTCATCCGCACAGGAAATAAGCGCAGGTTTTCCGGTATAGCGAGCATAGGCAAGTGCAGGAAGTAAATAGGCAATCGTCTTTCCCGTCCCGACACCCGCTTCGGCAAGAAGCACTTTTTTTCCTTTTAACGCCTGCTCGATCTGGAATGCCATGTAAATTTGTTCGTCCCGGCATTCAAACCCTTTTTCCGTCAATTCGTCGTAGAGGACATCACCCATCCAGTCGTTCAACGACTCATAAAACGATTTATCTTTAGTTAATGAAAACGGTATTTTCCGATTCATACGACTTCCCCTTTCCGTTTACAAGGAAAAGGAAGAGGCACGGCCCCTTCCAGACATGTTTCTTTATTGGCGTTGACCCCAATATTGATAAAAATCAGTACGAATGAAGCCGTTGAACAGCTTCCGTTTTTTGGTCGCCTTCTTGCCATACATCTCTTCGAAGTTTTCGAGTGAAGACAGCATATAGACGGACCAGGAAGGATACCGTTCCATTATATGACCGACAACGCGAGCCAATTCTTCCGCTTCCTCAATTTCCCCGAGACGTTCTCCATACGGAGGGTTCCCTACAAGGACGCCATTCAGTCCTTCCACTTCTAAGTCCTTCACATCACGGTGTTTCCACTCGATCAAGTCCATAAAGCCAGCTTCCATCGCATTTTGCTTTGCGATTTTAACCATTTTCGGATCGTGGTCTGAACCGGTGATGGAAAGAGGTTGGTCGTATTTAGCCAAGTCTTCGGCTTCTTCTTTGATTCGGTCCCAGATGGCGGGATCAATCCATGGCCAATGTTCACTGCTGAATTCCCGATTGTATCCCGGAGCGATCTGCTGTCCGATCATGGCAGCTTCAATGGCGATTGTCCCCGAACCGCAGAACGGATCGACAAATGGCCGATCGGGATTCCAGCGTGTCAGCTTGACAAGAGCGGCAGCCATCGTTTCCTTTAGCGGCGCCTCGCCCTGTCCAACCCGATATCCCCGCTTATGCAGGCCGGTTCCACTAGAGTCGATAGTGATTGTCACTTTATCTTTCAATATTGAAACTTCCAGCTTGAAGAGCGGTCCCGATTCATCCAGAAAACCGATACGCTTGTAAGCCGTTTTCAACCGTTCCACGACCGCTTTTTTTACGATGGCTTGGCAGTCCGGTACACTGTACAACGTCGATTTGACGGACTTACCGGCTACCGGAAAAGCCGCATCCACAGGAAGAAACTGTTCCCATGCAATGGTCTTTGTTTTTTCAAAAAGTTCATCGAATGTAGTGGCCGTGAACTCACCGGCAACGACACGGACGCGGTCAGCGACCCGTAGCCACATATTCGTCTTGGCGATGGCAGTTGCATCGCCTGAAAAATAAACTTTCCCATTTTCTGTTCTCGTATCATATCCAAGTGCCTTCACTTCATCGGCTACGATCGATTCGAGCCCCATCGCAGAAGTGGCGACAAGATTATATAGGGTCATTCATGTTCAGCTCCCATTCCCGACGTCTGAGCGTCTTCGTCATTATTATACACACTACGGCAAATATCTATTATAGCATGTCCGTGAATATGTATTACCAACGATTTCATCCAAACTGAATTAAAAAGCTTCAGCAAAATAAGGATTCGTGGTGCATGAATGAAATATACAAAATGAAAATGCCCTCCCATACAGGAGAGCACTGAGTATACAACTAATCCCATAGAATATCCGATAAGCCATGTTTTGTTCCCGTGTACTCAAACGGCTCTCGCCTCGTACTTAGGGTGGTAATCATCTATCTACAGACTAAATCTGTCCCTTCGTCCGTTCATTTCCTTCCGAAGAGCGCCCCTACCATAATTTGGGTTTCTCACTCGCGGGGTTTACCTCGTTCCACCCGGCCTGTTTCCAAACCGGCTACGTCACTGTGGCACTTTTCAGGGAATGTCATCCATATTCCCAAAGGGAACGTAGGATTTCTTCCCGCCGTCAGCGTATGAAAATACGCTGCCCCGGCTTATCTTTTCGCCGAGCACGAACACTACGGTCATCTCAGAACCGTGCGAGCATGGACTTTCCTCTACAACAATGTTGCAGCGATTACCTGAATTCTTCATATGGTATCGTTAGTATACTTCATTTTTCGTTTGTTTTCAATGTCATTGTCTGGGAAGTCCCATTTCATTACTCATGATCGTATAATTTACTGCCAAACACATGCTTCTCCAAATTGGAGATCCGCTTAAGGATATCGAAATTTGTTGTGCCCGTGTTTTGAGTAGCAGGCCGTTTTTGCTGTGATGCCAATTCCTCTTTCAATCTTTCATTTTCCACACGCAATTCGGAAATCGTTTTTTTAAACGCTTCATAGTCTTGTATGACTTGATCAAGAAACAGATCGACCTCTTCCTGATTATAACCACGCATACCTGTCTTAAATTCTTTTTCAAGAATCGTTTTGGAATCCAATTTTATTTCCATGCAAAGACGCCCTTCCATTCATGATAACATACGGACATTATAGCATAATTTGTACAACGATGTCCTAACAAGAAACAACGGTTGTCCGTATTTTGTCGGTTATTGCGCTTGCCCGGGAAATATTTTTCCGAGCAAGCGTATTTCCCTTTTCCCAAACTCCTCTTTCATGCGTTCACGAAAGCGCCTGGCAAGCTCCGGGTCTTTGTTCAA harbors:
- a CDS encoding chemotaxis protein CheX, with amino-acid sequence MDTASDIHMILNGTISSLTTVLPMKFDVLAPAMTVAPYEQKELSVLIGLVGAVKGRLILDTSSDVIGSIGQSMFGMMIEGEMIESFTGELGNMIAGNLCTALEKDDYIIDISTPTVMRGETKFYGFKHAFKLPVRFEDDSMLNVILTVDNE
- a CDS encoding ATP-dependent DNA helicase, with the translated sequence MNRKIPFSLTKDKSFYESLNDWMGDVLYDELTEKGFECRDEQIYMAFQIEQALKGKKVLLAEAGVGTGKTIAYLLPALAYARYTGKPALISCADETLIDQLVKEEGDIRKISDALQVEIDVRLAKARDQYLCLKRLDETVNTSLENYPDEVDESLPSFVRGNASLQSVQPYGERSSFPELDDAQWSTINFHPTQQCDACDMRNRCGQIIHRNHYREATDLIICSHDFFMEHIWTKESRKRQGQLPLLPEVSMAVFDEGHLLEYSAQRALTYEVQKSTLLSLLERIMVDGIREETLQLMERLFSTHEHFFDLLQQHASAETERKKITKSDSLLQAGKEAIAISNSLLEEFVFEGELYVIPEYDLKMVEEYLEQYIYSMGLFTGKSDAVDWMENRNGEPTLVIMPRLVTDILRENLFSSPLPMVFSSATLSVGEDFSYLLDSLGIEDFLSFSVESPFDYEEAMNIKATEVTTENKAETARKLLDEQEQTLILFKSEQSMLRFREELPATYRELIAFEGDRELSSMVQDFQQKQIGVLCSYHLWEGLDIPGDALTRVIIYDLPFPPSDPLFDARRQHAEDAFKEVDLPFMLLRLRQGTGRLIRTSEDYGTVHLLIEKDQMPLMDEISNVLPVKVELTLG
- a CDS encoding class I SAM-dependent RNA methyltransferase; this encodes MTLYNLVATSAMGLESIVADEVKALGYDTRTENGKVYFSGDATAIAKTNMWLRVADRVRVVAGEFTATTFDELFEKTKTIAWEQFLPVDAAFPVAGKSVKSTLYSVPDCQAIVKKAVVERLKTAYKRIGFLDESGPLFKLEVSILKDKVTITIDSSGTGLHKRGYRVGQGEAPLKETMAAALVKLTRWNPDRPFVDPFCGSGTIAIEAAMIGQQIAPGYNREFSSEHWPWIDPAIWDRIKEEAEDLAKYDQPLSITGSDHDPKMVKIAKQNAMEAGFMDLIEWKHRDVKDLEVEGLNGVLVGNPPYGERLGEIEEAEELARVVGHIMERYPSWSVYMLSSLENFEEMYGKKATKKRKLFNGFIRTDFYQYWGQRQ
- the gpsB gene encoding cell division regulator GpsB; the protein is MEGRLCMEIKLDSKTILEKEFKTGMRGYNQEEVDLFLDQVIQDYEAFKKTISELRVENERLKEELASQQKRPATQNTGTTNFDILKRISNLEKHVFGSKLYDHE